The following are encoded together in the Primulina tabacum isolate GXHZ01 chromosome 18, ASM2559414v2, whole genome shotgun sequence genome:
- the LOC142532906 gene encoding heavy metal-associated isoprenylated plant protein 12-like — MMKVVLKLDFADDKTKKKAMKNISGISGIESIAMDSKDKKLTVTGDIDPVAMVAKLRKLCHTEIVTVGPAKEQEKKKEEPKKKDGPKEDEAAQMVKAYHAYNQQHPYYYQSQHQPYSNPQAAPAYYARSPEEDPNGCVIC, encoded by the exons ATGATG AAAGTTGTGCTGAAATTGGATTTCGCGGATGATAAAACCAAGAAAAAAGCCATGAAGAACATCTCCGGCATCTCAG ggaTTGAGTCGATTGCTATGGATTCGAAGGACAAGAAGTTGACTGTCACCGGAGATATTGACCCGGTGGCGATGGTGGCGAAGCTGAGGAAGCTCTGCCACACGGAAATAGTCACCGTCGGGCCGGCGAAGGAGCAAGAGAAGAAGAAGGAGGAGCCCAAGAAAAAGGATGGACCCAAAGAAGATGAGGCGGCCCAAATGGTCAAGGCTTATCATGCTTACAATCAACAACACCCTTATTACTATCAATCTCAGCATCAGCCTTATTCGAATCCTCAGGCGGCGCCGGCGTATTATGCTCGGAGTCCGGAGGAGGATCCAAATGGTTGTGTTATTTGCTAA
- the LOC142533473 gene encoding uncharacterized protein LOC142533473: MDDVDRLFQCFKCGITPPESAIRERRKEKRKLKQQFSPRQEASPSTDTQTAKICVESRNISKQFSPIVFYGSPHAVPPKRPVHLLRLLYEIRADLDGQNKLREEIWKTFPRQDEAMKFAKQHADARVFSYQDHVNGVRRFLVSKYKEFWQRYKGMSPHFRHHYEVIQEGLPCHLYFDLEFNKRVNAGRNGDEMVDLLLIVIFDALLEKYSFQGNHDMVVELDSSTEEKFSRHLIICMPKTAFKDNSHVGAFVAEICSRIYNYKERDANFQKLFVSKDSSSDSQHQPFVDTAVYSRNRCFRLYLSSKAGKKSVLLPSGRFKCKDMNDEEVFVTSLICNMNSDCEKLLICKMDLDCVKELHFGTENTCNTQKLSGFPKKFDTNVCTSDASMTYLMGKSPFPAMDDFVETIASHGNVSGKIRSWYWLSEYGLLVYSMSRSRYCERIGREHKSNHVIYVIDLKRAVYYQKCHDPDCRGYRSPLRPIPDDLFPDPSFTFDHARDSNDHGRTSSSGGESNRGNCEKEEWWLQVTKVADQVENLQKALDLTRVDETFEDDENWWMVAEDTASQTELAYVRHH, from the exons ATGGATGACGTCGATCGTTTGTTCCAATGCTTCAAATGTGGAATCACTCCTCCCG AGTCTGCTATTAGAGAAAGAAGAAAAGAGAAACGAAAACTAAAGCAACAGTTTTCACCACGACAAGAAGCATCTCCAAGTACTGACACTCAAACGGCAAAAATATGTGTAGAATCGAGAAACATTAGCAAACAATTCTCTCCAATTGTGTTTTACGGCTCCCCGCACGCAGTCCCTCCGAAAAGGCCGGTTCATTTGTTGCGATTGCTGTATGAGATTCGTGCTGATCTCGATGGACAAAATAAGTTGAG GGAGGAGATATGGAAAACATTTCCAAGACAGGATGAAGCAATGAAATTCGCGAAACAGCATGCGGATGCTCGAGTATTTAGTTACCAGGATCACGTGAATGGTGTGAGAAGGTTCCTTGTTTCGAAATATAAGGAGTTTTGGCAAAG GTATAAAGGTATGAGTCCTCATTTTCGACACCATTATGAAGTAATTCAAGAG GGACTACCATGccatttatattttgatttggAGTTCAATAAGAGAGTGAACGCTGGTAGAAATGGAGATGAGATGGTAGATCTCCTGCTAATTGTCATCTTTGATGCGCTACTGGAGAAGTATTCTTTTCAAGGAAACCATGATATGGTGGTAGAACTTGATTCATCTACTGAAG AAAAGTTCTCTCGACATTTAATAATCTGCATGCCGAAGACTGCTTTCAAAGACAACTCACATGTTGGTGCTTTTGTAGCGGAG ATTTGTTCACGAATTTACAATTACAAAGAAAGGGACGCAAATTTTCAGAAATTGTTTGTATCCAAGGATTCGAGTTCTGACAGTCAGCACCAACCTTTTGTGGACACTGCCGTCTACTCTAGGAACCGTTGCTTTCGACTGTACTTATCGTCTAAAGCGGGGAAGAAATCAGTTCTTCTTCCTAGTGGACGTTTTAAATGTAAGGATATG AATGATGAAGAAGTTTTCGTGACATCCTTGATTTGCAACATGAACTCTGACTGTGAGAAGCTTTTAATTTGCAAAATGGATTTAGACTGTGTGAAGGAATTGCACTTTGGCACTGAG AATACCTGCAACACACAAAAACTTTCGGGCTTCCCTAAAAAGTTTGACACAAATGTTTGTACAAGTGATGCTTCAATGACTTATTTAATGGGGAAATCTCCATTTCCAGCTATGGATGATTTTGTTGAAACCATTGCTTCTCACGGAAACGTATCAG GAAAAATTCGTAGCTGGTACTGGCTCTCTGAATATGGATTGCTGGTTTATAGCATGTCTAGAAGTCGATACTGCGAACGAATTGGCCGAGAACATAAAAGCAATCATG TTATTTATGTTATTGATCTCAAAAGGGCTGTTTATTATCAAAAGTGCCATGATCCTGATTGCAGAG GTTATCGATCTCCTTTGCGACCAATTCCTGATGATCTTTTTCCAGATCCTTCCTTTACTTTCGATCATGCTAGAGACAGTAATGATCATGGACGTACCAGTTCATCCGGTGGTGAAAGTAACAGAGGTAACTGTGAGAAAGAAGAGTGGTGGCTTCAAGTCACCAAAGTTGCTGACCAGGTCGAAAATCTTCAGAAAGCACTGGACCTTACTCGGGTG